Proteins found in one Maridesulfovibrio sp. genomic segment:
- a CDS encoding LysR family transcriptional regulator gives MSSDEIFCPRVRLNLWLETEDGMLFGLGRAQLLEQIEKQGSLNKAAKALGMSYRAAWGRLKNTEEVLGDSLVLKTRGRKGCSLTPLGERVLEDYRQWVQEVENFAVMTARKSFPWNIASYEEDMERIAQEKKGKN, from the coding sequence ATGTCGAGTGATGAAATTTTTTGTCCTAGAGTGCGGTTGAATCTCTGGCTGGAAACAGAGGACGGTATGCTTTTCGGACTCGGAAGGGCGCAACTGCTGGAGCAGATTGAAAAACAGGGCTCGCTGAACAAGGCGGCAAAGGCACTCGGCATGTCCTATCGTGCGGCATGGGGCCGACTCAAGAATACTGAGGAAGTCCTTGGCGATTCTCTCGTGCTCAAGACCCGTGGCCGCAAAGGATGCAGCCTGACTCCTCTTGGTGAACGAGTGTTGGAAGATTACCGTCAATGGGTGCAGGAAGTGGAGAATTTTGCTGTAATGACTGCCCGTAAGTCCTTCCCATGGAATATAGCTTCTTATGAAGAGGACATGGAACGGATCGCCCAAGAGAAAAAGGGGAAAAATTAA
- a CDS encoding MATE family efflux transporter — protein sequence MNITTTDMTNAPYRTIWTLSWPQILMMLFHLMIGLVDVWVASKLGREIQASMGMISQSLVFFLVIATATANGTVAAISQSIGAGMHRRATRYIGLCIILSAILGSLILLLGFPFRNSILSLLQVPQQMQHVMEYFIEVFLYLVPLYYMLIITNAIFRAQKKVFLPLYSMIIVTVLNTIGDLGFGMGMWGLPNLGYKGLAWATFGSITAGAIFNMITLIRMGHLRRKSLAPLRWMKSAFPYLFKVAWPSGLMQLVWHSGYMVLYSITASLPENNIIALAGMTAGIRIESILFLPAFAFNMTASIIIGHYLGDGKAEEAKKFGYRILFLAIGFLSVTALLLWQVIYPVTSIIAPDQVVLDEAVNYLYYNMLAIPFTLTSMIMAGALNGAGATIYNLFIFAITVWGCRLPLAYVLGHEVLHSATGIWMAMLISQGVQAVIIFYTFSCKNWQKFSMIKKKNKRTSNA from the coding sequence ATGAATATAACCACAACGGACATGACCAACGCTCCATATAGAACCATATGGACCCTGTCATGGCCGCAAATACTAATGATGCTATTTCACCTGATGATCGGCCTTGTCGATGTTTGGGTTGCATCCAAACTTGGTCGTGAGATTCAGGCTTCCATGGGCATGATAAGCCAATCTCTGGTCTTTTTTCTGGTTATCGCAACTGCTACCGCCAACGGAACTGTGGCTGCCATCAGTCAGTCAATCGGCGCCGGCATGCATCGGCGGGCAACACGCTATATAGGACTGTGCATCATACTCAGTGCGATTTTAGGATCACTTATACTCCTTCTCGGTTTCCCCTTTCGTAACAGCATCCTAAGTCTACTGCAGGTACCGCAGCAGATGCAGCATGTAATGGAATACTTCATCGAGGTCTTCCTCTATCTCGTACCTCTTTATTACATGCTGATCATTACCAATGCCATTTTCAGAGCTCAGAAAAAAGTATTTCTGCCACTGTACAGCATGATTATCGTCACCGTACTAAATACCATCGGCGACCTTGGCTTCGGTATGGGCATGTGGGGTCTGCCGAATTTAGGATATAAAGGATTAGCATGGGCAACCTTCGGTTCGATTACTGCCGGGGCGATATTCAACATGATCACCCTGATCCGCATGGGACATCTGCGGCGTAAAAGCCTCGCCCCGCTCCGCTGGATGAAGAGCGCTTTTCCCTATCTGTTTAAAGTCGCATGGCCCAGCGGTTTGATGCAGCTGGTCTGGCATTCCGGTTACATGGTACTGTACTCTATTACCGCCAGTCTGCCCGAGAATAACATTATCGCGCTGGCAGGTATGACCGCCGGCATCCGAATTGAATCGATTCTTTTTCTGCCCGCATTCGCCTTCAACATGACTGCTTCCATCATTATCGGTCATTATCTTGGAGACGGCAAAGCTGAAGAAGCCAAGAAATTCGGATATAGAATACTATTTCTGGCTATCGGATTCCTGAGTGTCACTGCTTTACTGCTCTGGCAGGTCATTTATCCGGTAACCTCCATCATTGCCCCTGATCAGGTGGTACTTGATGAAGCCGTAAACTATCTTTACTATAACATGCTTGCTATCCCATTTACCCTGACCTCCATGATTATGGCCGGGGCTTTAAACGGAGCAGGAGCAACAATCTACAACCTGTTCATTTTCGCCATCACAGTCTGGGGTTGCAGACTGCCGCTTGCTTATGTGCTTGGACACGAAGTACTGCATTCAGCGACAGGAATCTGGATGGCTATGCTTATCTCGCAGGGGGTACAGGCTGTTATAATCTTTTACACATTTTCGTGCAAAAACTGGCAGAAGTTCAGCATGATCAAGAAAAAAAACAAAAGGACCAGTAATGCCTAA
- a CDS encoding phosphatidylglycerol lysyltransferase domain-containing protein, with amino-acid sequence MPNKFKTITLECQDKFEKALAACPQHTSDYTFANIWGWTDHYGLELQCGDSGLIHVRQTKPEIINWAPIGDWFSADWEKCSLMNTSGTKFTRIPEKLALHLKDIFGDKIEITENRDHFDYVYSVQELIELRGNRFHKKKNLYRQFMKKYDYEYREITPDCVEEVLEMQLEWYRWQEENNSSPALVAENTAIAKVLKEMDTIHNLTGGTLRIDNRIIAYTIAESLGDDDIVIHFEKGNTYFKGVYQAINQMFLENTASDKKFVNREQDLGEPGLRKAKESYNPVHFMKKYEITVL; translated from the coding sequence ATGCCTAATAAATTCAAAACAATTACCCTTGAATGTCAGGACAAATTTGAAAAAGCTCTCGCGGCCTGTCCACAACATACATCCGACTACACCTTCGCCAATATCTGGGGTTGGACCGATCATTACGGTCTTGAACTCCAGTGCGGAGATTCCGGTTTGATCCATGTGCGCCAGACCAAGCCAGAAATTATTAACTGGGCTCCCATCGGCGACTGGTTCAGTGCTGACTGGGAAAAATGCTCTCTCATGAACACTTCCGGCACCAAATTCACCCGTATACCGGAAAAACTGGCATTACATCTTAAAGATATCTTCGGTGATAAGATTGAAATAACCGAAAATCGCGATCATTTCGATTACGTCTATTCCGTTCAGGAACTCATTGAATTGAGAGGTAACCGTTTTCATAAAAAGAAAAATCTCTACCGTCAGTTCATGAAAAAATACGACTACGAATACCGTGAAATCACCCCGGATTGCGTGGAAGAAGTACTGGAGATGCAGCTTGAATGGTATCGCTGGCAGGAAGAAAACAACTCCTCTCCTGCTTTGGTAGCGGAAAACACAGCCATCGCCAAAGTTCTTAAGGAAATGGACACCATCCACAACCTCACCGGCGGCACACTGCGCATCGACAATCGCATTATCGCCTACACCATCGCCGAATCATTAGGTGATGACGACATCGTTATCCACTTTGAAAAAGGAAATACCTACTTCAAGGGCGTATATCAGGCCATAAACCAGATGTTCCTTGAAAATACAGCCAGCGACAAAAAATTCGTCAATAGAGAACAAGACCTCGGCGAACCGGGACTGCGCAAAGCCAAAGAATCTTATAATCCCGTACATTTTATGAAAAAATACGAGATTACGGTTTTATAA
- a CDS encoding alkaline phosphatase family protein, giving the protein MFFTQTERKRFVVLGLDGLPAPLALKWAKKLPNLSRIAEKCGPINAELPELSPVNWTSFFTARKPEKHGLYGFTSIDPQDYTLSINNFEQVLCPTVFDALGEQGLVSKVINLPNTYPAKPLRGMLISGFVADSIEKAVQPPFLIGPLRDSGYQLEADTSRGIMAPDYLFEQVAHTLKGRLNALEMLWNDLAWDLFTIVLTETDRLFHFFYPAFEDENHPLYPKALDFMCQWDQAIGLVLDKFEALPGEKKLISFADHGFAALETEVDLNTFLVQHGYLEYTCPAKSQWDSTVISANSKAFALDPGRIYIHTSEFARGQVDTEQAEIITAEIAEKLMKLKFNGQQVMAQVLTKEEAYGENPIGNPPDLICTARPGFDLKAKFDRMEIFGFHGRTGTHTVNDAFFYSSDGQQIRSMHQTGKIILDWFNICLPD; this is encoded by the coding sequence ATGTTTTTTACACAGACAGAAAGAAAAAGATTCGTAGTACTGGGGCTGGATGGACTTCCGGCCCCACTTGCGTTGAAATGGGCGAAGAAACTTCCCAATCTTTCCCGAATTGCCGAGAAATGCGGCCCCATAAACGCTGAACTGCCGGAACTCTCGCCTGTAAACTGGACATCTTTCTTCACTGCCCGAAAACCGGAAAAACACGGCCTGTACGGTTTCACGTCCATTGATCCGCAGGATTACACGCTCTCGATCAACAACTTTGAGCAGGTACTCTGTCCGACTGTCTTTGATGCACTGGGCGAGCAGGGACTGGTCAGCAAGGTTATCAATCTGCCCAACACCTACCCCGCCAAGCCGTTGCGGGGTATGCTTATTTCCGGTTTTGTGGCGGACTCCATTGAAAAGGCAGTGCAGCCGCCCTTTCTAATCGGTCCTTTGCGCGATTCAGGATACCAGCTGGAAGCAGATACCAGCCGTGGAATCATGGCCCCGGACTATCTTTTCGAGCAGGTCGCTCATACCCTTAAAGGCCGCCTGAACGCGCTCGAAATGCTCTGGAACGATCTTGCGTGGGATTTATTCACCATCGTCCTTACCGAGACGGACCGCCTTTTCCATTTCTTCTACCCGGCTTTTGAGGACGAAAACCATCCCCTGTACCCGAAAGCTCTGGATTTCATGTGCCAATGGGATCAGGCAATCGGTTTGGTGCTCGATAAATTCGAGGCCCTGCCGGGTGAAAAGAAACTTATTTCATTTGCCGACCACGGCTTTGCCGCCCTTGAAACTGAAGTAGACCTAAACACTTTTCTGGTTCAGCACGGTTATCTTGAATACACATGTCCGGCCAAAAGCCAATGGGATTCCACGGTAATATCAGCAAACAGCAAAGCATTTGCCCTTGACCCCGGAAGAATATATATCCATACATCTGAATTTGCGCGCGGGCAGGTTGATACGGAACAGGCCGAGATTATCACGGCTGAAATCGCCGAAAAGCTTATGAAGCTTAAGTTCAACGGTCAGCAGGTAATGGCACAAGTCTTGACTAAAGAGGAAGCTTACGGCGAGAATCCGATTGGCAATCCGCCGGACCTGATCTGCACCGCCAGACCGGGCTTCGACCTCAAGGCCAAGTTTGACCGCATGGAAATCTTCGGCTTCCACGGCAGAACCGGGACGCATACTGTAAATGATGCATTTTTCTATAGTTCCGACGGCCAGCAGATAAGAAGTATGCACCAGACCGGGAAAATCATACTTGACTGGTTTAATATCTGTCTGCCAGATTGA
- a CDS encoding ATP-dependent helicase yields the protein MIDFKKELNPAQYEAATHPQGPVLVIAGAGSGKTRTIVYRLAWLVEQGIPPESILLMTFTRKAAQEMLQRTELILGRPLNGTQGGTFHAFAYSVLRQNANEIGFPNGITLMDRSDSEAAVKEVKDSLKLGKGDRSYPKKSTLLDMISKSRNKEVSIDTLVNSEAFHLATYASEIEEIANEYAVYKKQHGLMDYDDMLFYLEDLLQKDKFLRNSLRSRYQYIMVDEYQDTNLVQARIVQLLAGKNGNVMAVGDDAQSIYSFRGADVTNILKFPDIFEDVKMVRLEQNYRSTQPILDLTNAILDGAEIKFDKKLFTEQTWGNKPQLMVPLSDFSQSNRVLDRIIELQKKHGPEEVAVLFRAGYQSYGLEVALKRLGVGFKKYGGLKFNEAAHIKDVLSFMRLVSNPADIIAWQRTLGHIKGVGPKTATKIANAVISADQKALGKFTKKYELLKDILRDLDGLRKQKSSPSTCLEVIVPLYRPLLVAQYPDDYPRREAGIEQLSQIASNYDDLEFFLTDLCLDPDQHNEEEKVEDVVTLSTIHSAKGLEWNAVIIIDLVEDRFPSRKSMQKPNEYEEERRLLYVACTRARQELIMCAPASINRKNTDFSEPAVPSPFLRELDPELFEELQESYSGGMNIKKNTPVRAESYESPSASPARKTPPMKMGHCKHKIFGRGKIIEYIEPNKLRINFPGFGPKVIVEDFVEML from the coding sequence ATGATCGATTTCAAAAAAGAATTAAATCCCGCTCAGTATGAAGCTGCTACACATCCTCAGGGACCGGTGCTGGTAATTGCAGGCGCGGGAAGCGGCAAAACACGTACAATCGTATACCGTCTGGCTTGGCTGGTGGAGCAGGGAATTCCGCCCGAATCCATCCTGCTGATGACCTTTACCCGCAAGGCAGCGCAAGAAATGCTGCAGCGGACCGAGCTGATTCTGGGCAGGCCTCTTAACGGCACACAAGGCGGAACATTTCACGCATTCGCATATTCAGTCCTGCGCCAGAACGCTAATGAAATCGGCTTTCCGAACGGCATCACCCTCATGGACCGCAGCGACAGCGAAGCGGCGGTCAAAGAAGTAAAAGACAGTTTAAAACTCGGAAAGGGCGACCGCTCGTATCCCAAAAAATCAACTCTGCTTGATATGATCAGCAAATCGCGAAACAAAGAAGTTTCCATCGATACGCTGGTTAATTCCGAAGCTTTTCATCTGGCCACATACGCTTCCGAGATTGAAGAAATAGCCAATGAGTATGCTGTTTATAAAAAACAGCACGGCCTGATGGACTACGACGACATGCTCTTCTATCTGGAAGATCTGCTGCAAAAAGACAAATTTTTGCGCAATTCACTACGCTCCCGTTATCAGTACATCATGGTGGACGAATATCAGGATACCAACCTTGTGCAGGCCCGTATTGTTCAGCTTCTGGCAGGCAAGAACGGAAATGTCATGGCGGTTGGCGATGATGCCCAGTCCATCTATTCTTTTCGTGGTGCTGACGTCACCAACATCCTTAAATTTCCAGATATTTTTGAAGATGTTAAAATGGTACGTCTGGAGCAGAATTACCGCTCTACCCAGCCTATTCTGGATCTGACCAACGCCATTCTGGATGGGGCCGAAATCAAATTTGATAAGAAGCTCTTTACCGAACAGACATGGGGAAACAAGCCCCAGCTTATGGTTCCGCTCAGTGATTTCAGCCAGTCCAACAGAGTGCTGGACCGAATCATTGAATTACAGAAAAAACACGGTCCTGAAGAAGTTGCCGTTCTTTTCCGCGCCGGATACCAGAGCTACGGACTCGAAGTTGCGCTCAAAAGGCTCGGGGTGGGATTCAAAAAATACGGCGGCCTGAAATTTAACGAAGCGGCTCACATAAAAGACGTGCTGTCCTTCATGCGTCTGGTCAGCAATCCGGCGGACATCATCGCATGGCAGCGCACCCTTGGACACATCAAAGGTGTCGGTCCTAAAACCGCAACCAAAATCGCCAATGCGGTAATATCAGCGGATCAGAAGGCTTTGGGCAAATTCACTAAAAAATATGAATTGCTGAAGGACATCCTGCGAGATCTCGATGGGTTGCGTAAACAAAAATCTTCGCCCTCAACCTGTCTTGAGGTCATCGTCCCCCTCTACAGACCGTTGCTGGTAGCCCAGTATCCCGACGATTATCCGCGCCGTGAGGCCGGAATCGAACAACTCAGCCAGATTGCATCCAACTACGATGATCTGGAATTTTTCCTGACCGATCTCTGCCTTGACCCGGACCAGCATAACGAAGAAGAAAAAGTTGAGGATGTAGTCACCCTTTCCACCATTCATTCCGCTAAAGGGCTAGAGTGGAACGCGGTTATCATCATAGATCTTGTGGAAGATAGGTTTCCCTCCCGCAAATCAATGCAGAAGCCTAATGAGTACGAGGAAGAGCGCCGCCTGCTTTATGTGGCCTGTACCCGTGCGCGGCAGGAACTCATCATGTGCGCTCCGGCTTCAATCAACCGCAAAAACACTGACTTTTCCGAGCCAGCTGTACCCAGCCCCTTCCTGCGTGAACTTGATCCGGAACTTTTTGAAGAATTGCAGGAATCATATTCCGGCGGCATGAATATCAAGAAAAATACGCCTGTGCGTGCTGAATCATATGAGTCCCCCTCTGCTTCGCCTGCCCGTAAAACACCGCCCATGAAAATGGGACATTGTAAGCATAAAATATTCGGGCGCGGTAAAATCATCGAATACATAGAGCCGAATAAGCTGCGCATCAATTTCCCCGGCTTCGGTCCCAAGGTCATTGTCGAAGATTTTGTTGAAATGCTATAG
- the thiL gene encoding thiamine-phosphate kinase yields MTELNSEQDFLTLIDKYFPSENGHVTLGRGDDCSILRTEKDLCISKDLFLEDIHFRRSYFSAADIGYKSLAVNISDIAAMGGQPSGFALGLIVPPDLECEFWEPFFKSMSILAEQNGLILAGGDLSGGQYLGISVTVWGEPAGGRFLSRGNAEQGDVLFLHGPAGLARTGLLSLEENTAEAIRNFPQSTAHHLRPPMRVNAGIQLARSPHVKGLMDLSDGLARDLPRFLRCCEENAGADISLPESQLHEEVIRYAKSKSISASEHAFLGGEDYALFGATSAEEFTELAAAIPGLQKIGTVTADSRITLNGKEYTATGFDHFSA; encoded by the coding sequence ATGACTGAATTAAATTCTGAGCAGGACTTTCTGACGTTAATAGATAAATACTTTCCGTCCGAGAACGGGCACGTCACTCTCGGACGCGGCGATGATTGTTCCATCCTGCGAACAGAAAAAGACCTTTGCATCAGCAAAGATTTATTTCTGGAAGATATACATTTCAGGAGATCATATTTCTCCGCGGCAGACATCGGTTATAAATCCCTAGCGGTCAACATCAGTGATATTGCGGCCATGGGCGGACAGCCAAGCGGCTTCGCTCTAGGCTTGATTGTTCCCCCCGATCTGGAGTGCGAATTCTGGGAACCTTTTTTTAAGTCCATGTCCATCCTTGCAGAGCAAAACGGACTGATTCTGGCTGGAGGCGATCTTTCCGGAGGACAATATCTGGGGATTTCCGTAACGGTCTGGGGCGAACCTGCCGGCGGACGCTTTCTTTCACGCGGAAATGCTGAACAGGGAGACGTATTGTTTCTGCATGGACCGGCCGGTTTGGCCCGCACCGGGTTACTTTCCCTGGAGGAAAATACGGCTGAAGCGATCAGGAATTTCCCGCAAAGTACAGCTCACCACCTTCGTCCGCCAATGCGAGTAAACGCCGGTATTCAGCTGGCCCGGTCACCACACGTGAAAGGACTAATGGATCTATCAGACGGTCTGGCCCGCGACCTGCCCCGTTTTCTGCGCTGCTGCGAAGAAAATGCAGGCGCAGACATTTCACTGCCGGAATCACAACTGCATGAAGAGGTTATCCGCTATGCGAAATCAAAATCTATTTCTGCCTCGGAACATGCCTTTCTAGGAGGCGAGGATTATGCTCTTTTCGGAGCGACCTCTGCTGAGGAATTTACAGAACTGGCAGCGGCAATTCCCGGCCTGCAAAAGATAGGAACAGTCACCGCCGACAGCAGGATTACACTTAACGGAAAAGAATACACAGCCACAGGATTTGATCATTTCTCAGCCTGA
- a CDS encoding hemolysin III family protein yields MLQYVRDPMSGLTHFVGFCLAIIGLVMLLAASVNPTSVMHVVTFSVFGGGMILLYLASTLYHWLPLSKRGIMWLRKLDHSMIYVYIAATYTPICLLGLKGVWGWSLFAAIWTMAVAGIITKMIWLDAPRWLSTGFYLAMGWLVIVGAYPLVKALQTGALLWLLAGGIMYSVGAVIYALKRPDPWPDFFGFHEIFHVFVMAGSFCHFWVMYEYITELGW; encoded by the coding sequence ATGTTGCAGTATGTTAGAGATCCTATGAGCGGATTGACTCATTTTGTTGGCTTTTGTCTCGCAATTATCGGACTTGTCATGCTTCTTGCGGCTTCCGTGAATCCTACAAGTGTGATGCACGTAGTCACGTTTTCCGTCTTCGGCGGGGGGATGATTCTGCTTTATCTGGCAAGTACTTTGTACCACTGGCTGCCCCTTTCCAAGAGGGGGATAATGTGGCTGCGTAAGCTGGATCACTCCATGATCTATGTCTATATCGCCGCGACTTATACGCCGATTTGTCTTTTGGGGCTCAAGGGAGTGTGGGGCTGGTCGTTATTCGCAGCAATCTGGACAATGGCTGTAGCCGGGATAATAACCAAGATGATCTGGCTGGACGCGCCCCGATGGCTTTCTACCGGTTTTTACCTTGCCATGGGATGGCTGGTTATTGTAGGCGCTTATCCTTTAGTTAAGGCTCTTCAGACCGGAGCCTTGCTTTGGCTTCTGGCCGGCGGAATCATGTATTCGGTAGGTGCTGTTATTTACGCTTTGAAAAGACCTGATCCATGGCCGGATTTTTTTGGATTTCACGAGATATTTCATGTTTTCGTCATGGCCGGAAGTTTTTGTCATTTCTGGGTAATGTATGAATATATTACCGAATTGGGGTGGTAG
- the thiC gene encoding phosphomethylpyrimidine synthase ThiC, translating into MFSKNKALKSIFDSGIDELCKSEGLSKETIIQGIEDGTMVLLGNPNHKNVTPTLIGQPAKVKVNANIGTSPFKNDREKEMKKLDTAWKAGAHAVMDLSTAGDLDGIRTDMLSSCPLPLGTVPIYAMAQQYVARDEDPAGFSIDELLAEVEKEAEQGVDFMTLHCGLTRRGAEWATNGERLMGIVSRGGSILARWMRDHDEENPLLTNYDRLLEICLKHNVTLSLGDGLRPGGGADAGDAAQWEEVLMLGKLAKRAHEYGVQAMIEGPGHVPMTLVETQIRGIKAATYNAPLYVLGPLVTDSAPGYDHIAGAIGGAIAVLNGVDFLCYLTPAEHLTLPEIDDVWNGVKASLVAAQCGEVGLGRKDAVERDRAISKARMDLDWDRIAELAIDPALACARRKDHKDEKECAMCGKFCAVRMLSE; encoded by the coding sequence ATGTTTTCAAAAAATAAAGCTCTCAAAAGCATATTTGATTCCGGTATTGATGAACTTTGCAAGAGCGAAGGACTCTCGAAAGAGACCATTATTCAGGGCATTGAAGACGGGACTATGGTTCTGCTTGGGAACCCCAATCATAAGAATGTTACCCCTACCCTCATTGGGCAGCCCGCAAAGGTTAAAGTAAACGCTAACATCGGAACTTCTCCTTTTAAGAATGACCGTGAAAAGGAAATGAAGAAGCTGGATACAGCATGGAAAGCAGGCGCCCACGCTGTTATGGACCTTTCCACTGCCGGTGATCTGGATGGAATCAGGACCGATATGCTGAGTAGCTGCCCCCTGCCGCTGGGTACCGTGCCCATTTACGCTATGGCGCAGCAGTATGTTGCACGTGACGAAGATCCCGCTGGTTTTTCCATAGATGAACTCCTCGCTGAAGTTGAAAAAGAAGCTGAGCAGGGTGTTGATTTTATGACTCTGCATTGCGGACTGACCCGTCGTGGAGCTGAATGGGCCACTAACGGTGAGCGCCTTATGGGTATCGTTTCCCGCGGCGGTTCTATTCTTGCCCGCTGGATGCGTGATCATGATGAAGAAAATCCGTTGCTCACAAATTATGATCGTCTGCTTGAAATCTGCCTGAAGCACAACGTGACCCTCAGCCTCGGCGACGGTCTGCGTCCCGGTGGCGGTGCAGATGCCGGTGATGCCGCACAGTGGGAAGAAGTTCTCATGCTCGGTAAGCTTGCTAAACGTGCCCATGAATACGGCGTGCAGGCAATGATCGAAGGCCCCGGTCACGTACCCATGACCCTCGTTGAAACCCAGATCCGGGGTATTAAGGCTGCGACTTACAACGCTCCTCTTTACGTTCTTGGACCTCTGGTAACCGACTCAGCTCCCGGCTATGACCACATTGCCGGTGCCATCGGCGGTGCTATCGCTGTATTGAACGGAGTTGATTTCCTCTGCTACCTGACTCCGGCTGAGCATTTGACCCTGCCTGAGATTGACGATGTATGGAACGGCGTTAAAGCTTCCCTCGTAGCTGCACAGTGCGGTGAAGTCGGCCTTGGCCGCAAAGACGCTGTAGAGCGTGACCGTGCAATTTCCAAGGCCCGTATGGACCTTGACTGGGACCGCATTGCCGAACTGGCAATCGACCCAGCTTTGGCTTGTGCCCGCAGGAAAGATCATAAAGATGAAAAAGAGTGCGCCATGTGCGGAAAATTCTGCGCAGTACGTATGCTTTCCGAATAA
- a CDS encoding Na+/H+ antiporter NhaC family protein encodes MRKWSGLFLFITAFTLFCQPAFAADSSLGPVNAELFGLFTLIPPLVAIILAFITKNVVLSLFIGVFSGAFMLEAKGMDIYNGFVGGFLRLSNEILGSLADPWNAGIVLQCLAIGGLIALISKMGGAKAIADALAKKAKSPRSSQFVTWLLGLFIFFDDYANSLTVGPIMRPVTDKMKVSREKLAFIIDATAAPIAGIALISTWVAYEVGLIQDGLEGIGYTMNAYGVFVETIPYRFYNILILVFIIATIWFMREFGPMYKAEHRARTTGKLLDDKAKPMVADEATELEPAENITPSIWYAIIPIGTLIVAAFLGFYFNGYNGIMGGDNAALKKIFEEAPTSFLAIREAFGASDASVVLFQAALIAGVVALVIAIGKRILSVEEALSTWVQGVKSLNITAVILLLAWSLSGIIKELGTAAYLVSVLSDTIPTFLLPSIIFIMGSIISFATGTSYGTMGILMPLCIPLAFALVPEQGYVILNIGAVLTGAIFGDHCSPISDTTILSSMGSACDHIDHTRTQLFYAVPVAIISIVFGYIPAGLGMPVMLVLPAGILAVLATVRFIGKPVSN; translated from the coding sequence ATGCGCAAATGGAGTGGACTATTTTTATTTATAACGGCATTTACACTATTTTGTCAGCCGGCCTTTGCGGCTGACTCCAGCCTCGGGCCAGTTAATGCTGAACTATTCGGTTTATTTACACTTATTCCGCCGCTGGTGGCTATCATTCTGGCTTTCATTACCAAAAACGTTGTCCTTTCACTTTTTATAGGTGTTTTTTCAGGTGCGTTTATGCTGGAAGCCAAAGGAATGGACATCTACAATGGATTCGTCGGCGGATTCCTGCGTCTTTCCAACGAAATTCTCGGATCTTTGGCTGATCCGTGGAATGCCGGTATCGTACTCCAGTGCCTTGCTATCGGCGGTCTTATTGCTCTTATTTCTAAAATGGGCGGCGCCAAGGCTATTGCCGACGCTTTGGCTAAAAAAGCCAAAAGCCCCAGAAGCTCCCAGTTCGTAACATGGCTGCTCGGCCTATTCATCTTTTTTGATGACTATGCCAACTCACTCACTGTCGGCCCGATCATGCGCCCTGTAACCGATAAAATGAAAGTCTCACGCGAAAAACTGGCTTTCATTATTGACGCCACAGCCGCACCCATAGCCGGTATCGCCCTCATTTCAACCTGGGTAGCTTACGAAGTAGGCCTGATTCAGGATGGTCTCGAAGGTATCGGCTACACAATGAATGCCTACGGCGTTTTTGTGGAAACCATTCCTTACCGTTTTTATAATATTCTCATTCTGGTTTTCATCATTGCAACCATCTGGTTCATGCGCGAATTCGGCCCTATGTATAAAGCTGAACACCGCGCACGCACAACCGGAAAGCTCCTTGATGACAAGGCCAAACCAATGGTCGCCGACGAAGCAACTGAGCTTGAGCCTGCTGAAAATATCACACCCAGCATCTGGTATGCAATTATTCCCATCGGCACCCTGATTGTTGCTGCATTTCTAGGGTTTTACTTCAACGGCTACAACGGGATAATGGGTGGTGACAATGCTGCGTTGAAAAAGATCTTCGAAGAAGCTCCCACTAGCTTTTTAGCTATCCGTGAAGCATTCGGTGCTTCCGATGCATCCGTTGTTCTCTTTCAGGCTGCACTCATTGCCGGTGTTGTGGCGCTGGTAATTGCAATAGGTAAACGCATTCTGTCCGTGGAAGAAGCACTCTCCACATGGGTACAGGGTGTTAAATCCCTGAACATCACAGCTGTAATCCTGCTGCTGGCCTGGTCCCTTTCCGGAATCATCAAAGAGCTCGGAACTGCTGCTTATCTGGTAAGCGTATTGTCTGATACCATCCCGACCTTTCTGCTGCCCTCCATTATCTTCATAATGGGATCAATCATATCCTTCGCAACAGGAACATCTTACGGAACCATGGGTATCCTCATGCCACTCTGTATCCCGCTGGCTTTCGCGCTGGTACCGGAACAGGGCTACGTAATCCTGAACATCGGTGCGGTTCTTACCGGTGCCATCTTCGGTGACCACTGCTCCCCCATCTCGGACACAACTATCCTGTCTTCCATGGGTTCCGCGTGTGACCACATCGACCACACCAGAACTCAGCTGTTTTACGCCGTACCGGTTGCAATCATATCCATCGTCTTCGGATATATTCCGGCAGGGCTTGGAATGCCTGTAATGCTGGTACTGCCCGCGGGAATCCTCGCTGTACTGGCAACAGTAAGATTTATAGGAAAACCCGTTTCAAACTAA